A segment of the Hallerella succinigenes genome:
CAGCACAAGCTTCCGCGGAAATGAAATTCACTGCGACCGCAGAGCGCTTATTCCGCGTCCCGAAACGGAATCGCTGATCGACTTCTTAAAGGAACGTTTGACCGGTAAAGACAGGTACCGCATTGCCGACATCGGCACAGGCACAGGCGCCATCGCCATTGCCGCCGCCAAGGAAATCAAAGGCGCAAGCGTTGTCGCTACCGACATTTCCAAAGACGCGCTGGAACTTGCCAAGGAAAATGCGACTGCAAACGTAGCCAACGTGGAATTTTTCCAAGGCGATCTTTTGAACGCTCTCCCGGAAGGCGAAAAGTTCGACGCAATCGTCAGCAACCCGCCGTACATTCCCGATGCCGAAAAAGAAAAGCTCCAGCCGGAAGTCCGCGACTACGATCCGTCGTTCGCACTGTTCGGCGGCCCAGACGGTTTAACTCTCGTCCGCAAGCTTTTGGAACAGTCCAAAGACCATTTGAATCCGGGCGGAATCATCCTGATGGAAATCGGCCCGGAAGCCGACGAAGACAAGATTCTCGAAAAGGAATCCGGGAACTATCCATGGCTCAAATGGGTCGGCGTTCTGCCGGACTTTTACGATAAGCTTCGCTTTGTGGAATACAAAGCCATTTAATTCCTTTTCTCAATTCTCGTAACCGAACGCGGCGAGGACGTATGTTTCGTTTTCACCGTGACGGTAATAGCTCAGAAGAGTTTCATCATCCTCTTCCGAAAGCTCGTAACCTTGCAGCGCAAGCTGGTCGGCAATGCGATGGCGAAACGATTCAAAGCCGCTAGGCGTATAACGGGAAAATGCGGCTACAAGGCGATTATTAAAACAAGTGTTCTTTTGTGCAGTTTTCATGTACACAATTATAGATTCCTTTTTTGACAATTTATGTCAAAAACTTACTCAAAATCGTACATGCTGTTATAAGAGTTTTCGAGTTCTTCGTTTTCTTCGACTTGAATGTCCGGACCTTTCTTTTTGTTTTCAGCCTCGGCGAGACCTTCGTAGTATTGCTTCGAAAGCTTTTCGACGTAAGCTGTATTCTGGTCCACACGTTTGCGCAAGCGGGCCAAGGATTCATCGGTAATCGAAGCGCGGGTCTGCAAGCGATTTTCTGCGTCGCGGCCCCACGGCGTATCACGATGTTCATTGCGAAGCTTCTTAAAGGCGAATGCTGCGCTGTCCTTTGTTTCCGGGGTCATTTCCCAGATAATCGCCTTCATGTACAAGGCTTGAATTCCAGCCTGCGTTTCCGGATAAGCCTGATAAACCGTATCGTAAGCGGTCAAGGCGCGGGCGTAAGCGGAGTCCACGGAATCCATTTGGTCAAGCGGGACTTCTTTTGCGGCCACAAGCAAGCTTTCTGCGATCAAGAACAGCTCGTGCGCGTCGTCTTCCGGAGTCTTCACAGTAACGCGAACGCCCAAGTTTATCTGCGCCTGTTTTGCGTAATCCGTCTTCGGATACTTGGCGATGATTTCCTTGTAAAGTTCTTCCGCTTTTTCTTCATCCTGTTTGAATTCATCGTAGATAAAAGCTCGGGCATAAGTGGCGCGCATGACGATCGCGGTATCTTCCGAGCCTTCAATAATGCGGTCCAAACGCACCAGGGAGCTATCCATTTCCGAGAGCTTAAAGAGGAAGAGCTCTGCAATCTGGAATTCCGTATCAAAGAACTTCTTTTTCGCATGCGCAGTCGTATCGGCAAGAGAATCCTGGGCGCGGAGGGCGAGCAAACGCTTTAACGCATCGCGACGTTCCCGAGCGTTTCTGCCCCAATTCGAAACAGGCTTTGCCATAAAGCTCGAATCGTAATAGGCCAAAGCCTGTTCGTAGTCGCGCTTTTCGGTCTGGTAAAATTCGCCGAGGTCAAAGAATCCACGGGAAGCGTATTCCGTTTTTTCATATTCATCGGTCACATAGTGCAAAAGTTTTTCTCCGTCCGTCCAGTTCGACGCCAAAAGCAAGAGTTCCGCGCGGCGCACCTGCATATCGGGCAAATGCTTTTCGAACTCTTTATTTTTGATCATCACCAGATATTCTTCGGCGGCTGGCGCATAGGCTTCGGTCAGCGCAAGGCATTCTGCGGCATGCAGGGCTGCGGAATACTGATCGTTCATCGGCAGTTCCACAATTTCTTTTGCCTTGTAATGTTCGCGCGCCTTCGAATAGTTTTCCGTTTTAAAGTAGAGCGAAGCGAGTCGCATGTGCGCACGCCCGCGCATATAAGGCGTTCCGTTCGTATCGGCGAGCATCTTTTCGAGAGCGGCAATCGCCTGTTCGGTAAAATCACCCTTTTCTTCTAGGAGCGAAAGCAAGTTCAATCCATCATGGTAGAACGGATGCGAATCGCCTGCGTCCAAAATCGACTGCAACGCAAAACGGCTAATGTCGTATTCGCCATTTTTATAAAGGCAGTAGGCACGTTCGTACTCCACCTTCGGCATGGAATCGTGATCGGGGAAGTAACGTTCGAATTCATCGTACTTGGTAACGGCCTTGCTCCATTCCCCCTTGTGACGGAAAGCTTCTCCAATGAGAAAAACCGCACGGGCTGTTTGCCGGTCGTTGTCCGGGAAACGTTCCAGCACACGGGAACCTTTTTCGATGACTTTGTCGTACTTCTTTGCTGCTTCACCGGTCGCCACAAAATCCGAATCGCCCGGAAGCGAATCCGCTTTTGCCTGTTCCAGTTCCACCGCTTCTTCGTAATTGCGGTCGGCATTAAAAATATGATTCAAATAAGCGCAGCACGTACAGCCTTCAAGCATCATCGCGATAGCGAAAGACATCAGGGCAAAAATAAAGGTTCGTGAGCGCAACATAATTACAAATTACAAATATCAATACATCAAAAGGTATTTCATGTAATCGCAAAGGCGCGTCCCTTCCGGGATTGCGTCGCGATTCAAGCGAATCATACGGACTTCTGCCGGTTTTCCTGCAAAACGGGCGAGCATTTCAAAGTTGTCGCGCGTTTCCCAAGTCGCTCCGGCAAGCACCTTGCCGTCACAGTCCGTTTCGCCCGTTTCCGAGCCGACGCCCGAAAGCCTCGAATTCAACTGCAGCAGGTTCGTGTAAATTTCCGGCGTATTCGTCGCCGTCTTGTTCATCACCACGTTCGAATCGGTGACGACTACATGTACACCGTAAAAACGTCCGTCCTTGTCGAAGAGGACTGTGTACCTGTGAAAATACGGAGCTTCATAAAAGGATTCCTGCCACGTGTTCTTGTCGAGCTTGCGAAAGTTCGCCGCAGAATACTTGCGGAAGAATTCCTTCTGCGTTGCACCATAGCGCACAAGGTAATGTCCCAGAGCCGATTCAAAAGAATGTTCCGTCGTCGGGAGCGTTCTCATGCTGTCGATAGCACGGCTCAAGTCATCGGCAAGAAGATTCTTTTTGGTTTCGCGGACCGGAGGCGCGGAGGAAGCTTCTTGAATGCGGCGGGAAATTTCCGGATACTCCGGATCTCGGGATTGAATTTCTAGGAACTGCGACTTGGCTCGGTCAAAATCACGACCCTTTAAATAAGAGCGTCCAAGCGCTTCACGGAGCGGCAAATTTTCCGGATACTGATTCACAAGCGGTTCGAGGATTTCGTATGCGACCTGCGCACGATCGCGCGGAGAAAGGCGCGCTCCGCCGCCCACTCCCGGAGGAGCCTTTTGGCCCAAGGAAAGGAGCGCTTCCGTAGCGAGCTTAAAGCCCGGACGGATGGCGAGAACGCGGCGGTAAGTTCCTTCTGCGTTTTCAAAGCGTCCCTTGTATTCTTGCAAGTAACCCTGCAAGCAAAGCAGTTCCGCGTTCACCGGGAATTTGGAAAGAGCGTATTCCACCACAAGTCCGCAACTGTCAAGACCCCCCTCATCGTGATAGATTTCAGCTAGGCGAGCGAACGCCTTCGGTTCGTTCCCGTGCGAAAGGCTGATTGCGGCACGGGCTTCAATCGCACTTTCCGCATAACGGCCCGCCTTGTACAGCAGGTCCGCGTAAAAAAGGCGCGCATCGGCAAAGACCGGCGCCTTTTCCGTCGCCACGCGGGCAAGTTCCAAAGCGGTCGAAGCGCTGCCCGCTTTTTCTGCGGCACGGGCATCCATCAAAAAGGCGACCGAGGACTCCGGATAGCGCCCGCGCAAAGCCTTTTGCATCCGATCGAGCTGGGACTGCCAAATCGGGAGCAGGGAATCCTGAGCGAGCAGAGAATTGACAACGCCCCACTGCGCAAGGAAAGCTTCGGGGTACTGCAAAGCGATTGCTTCGTATACTTCCGCCGCATCGTTAAACATTCCATTCTTCTGGAGTTCCGCGGCACGGCGCAGTTCCTGCTGCGTCGAAAGCGGCATCAATTCAAGACCTGCCAAAGTATCGGGCATGTCGCCCACGGCAAGCTGCGTTCCGCCGGGCAGCCCGAACGGAACATTCGGGACTTCCAGGTGGCGAGGACCGATTTTTAAATAGAGGTTATAAGCGAATAAAGCGATAAACGCTCCTCCGAGGAGCGTGAGAAAAAAGACGGCGGCTCGACGCGCCTTCGCTTTGGAAATGGCCATTAGTTTTCCAAGAAATCGCTCAGGCGTTCGCGCTTCTCTTTGTTCTTCTGCAACTTGCGGAGAGTCTTGTTCTTGATCTGACGCACACGTTCGCGGCTGAGCTTGAGGTCTTCACCTATATCCTTCAAAGTCGTATCTTCCACGGCATCGAGACCGTAGAACATGCGGAGAATTTCCTCTTCGCGGTGCGGCAGGGACTTGAGAGTTTCTTCGATCAGAGCCTTGCGCTCCTTCTTTTCCATCTCGTCTTCCTGGTTGCCTTCCGTTCCGAGGACATCCATGAGGGAACTCACGGAATCTCCCGATGCACCATCGTCGTTGATCGGAGCGTCGAGGGAAATGTCCACGATTTTTTCCATCACTTCCACGATGTCCTGTTCGGAATCTGCGAATTCCGGCATCGCCATGGTGCGTTCGTAGTCGCCGCCGTTCTGCACAAGAGCGCGCTTGAAGCGGTTCACCAAGGTGAGCTTGTTCGGCGGAATGCGGACTGCGCCGACCTGTTCAAAGAGGGCCTTCTGGATCGACTGGCGAATCCACCAGACCGCATAGCTGATAAACTTCACGTCTTTGGAGCTGTCAAAGCGCTTGGCGGCCTTGAAAAGACCCAAGTTACCTTCATTGATCAAATCCAAGAGAGAAAGGCCGCGGCCCTGATACTTACGGGCAACACTGACCACAAAGCGCAAGTTACCACGGATTAAATGCTGCAATGCAGACTGACGGATGTCTTCCGTTTCCCCATTCTTGATGATCGAGATAAGCGCAGTCTCTTCCTCCGGCTTCAGAGTCGGATATCGATTTAAGTCACGAAAATACAACGATTCATTAAAATCACTCATACAGAGACAACCTACGCCAAGTTTATTTTACTTTCCTTCCAAAATATGGCTTTTTATGCCTTATCCGTCAAACGCTTTAAGAGATCATAGGGGTATATGCCCGTGCGATGACCATCGCTCCAGAGGATGCCGACCGCATAGCGTCCAATCGACTGGATACTCTCGATCAAGATATCTTCCGGCACGGTTTTCGGGTCGAGCAGGTGCTCCCCCGTATTTTCATCTACACAAAGCGCACAAGGGCAAGCGAGACGAAGATCTCGCAGCTTAAAGACCGACCGCGTCCCATCGTCCCAGTCAAATCCGAGCTCATTGTTCTTTGTGCGAAAGACTTTCAAAGGCTGAATCATGAGGCTTCCTCCAAAGGAATTTCGTCAAAGCGGAAGTTGAAATTGTGCAAAACGTTGCCGGAATGTTCCAATTGGGCAATCGCACAGATTGTTTTTTCGGCGATATCGGCAAATGCCCTACCGCTTTCGCTGTTCGGATAACGGAGGACCGCCGGCATTCCAAGGTCCCCGCAGTCGGCAACGGATGGTTCAAGCGGAACCTTGCCAAGCATCGGTACTCCGAGAGCCTTGGAAATACGTTCACCGCCGCCCGAACGGAAAATACTGTGACGCTTACCGCAGCCATCGCAAATGAAGTAGCTCATGTTTTCAATGATACCGACCGACGGCACTCCGACACTGTCAAACATCGCAAGGCCCTTGCGGCAGTCCGCAAGCGCCACTTCCTGCGGAGTCGTCACTACGACCGCACAAGTGAGCGGACACTGCTGGGTCAGCGTTAGCTGAATATCGCCTGTTCCCGGAGGAAAGTCGATTAGCAAGTAATCGAGCTCGCCCCAGCGCACGCGGTGCACAAAATTCTGGATCATCTGGCTCGCCATCGGACCGCGCCAGATTGTCGCCTTGTCCGACTCCGCAAACATCGCCATCGAAACAAGAGAAATACCGCCCTTGACTTCAACCGGGGCAAGCGTCTTATCGGGGAAAACTTCTGGAGCGGAGTCCACACCGAACATGATGTTCATCGACGGGCCATAAATATCTGCATCCAGAACGCCCACACGGGCGCCCGCAAGGCTCAAAGCCATGGCGAGGTTCGCTGTGACTGTCGATTTACCGACGCCACCCTTACCGCTCGCCACGCCGACGATACGCTTCACGCCCTTCAAAAGTTCATTGTCAAAATTCGGAGCCGGCGAGCTTTCCACACTCCCATTCTTTGCCTTCAAATTCACCACCGCTGAGCGGGCTCCCAAGTGCATCAAAATGCTTTCGCACTGATTTTTAAAACGGTCACGGATTGGGCACGCTGGAGTGGTCAGCACCAAATCCAACGAAACGTCACCTTCGGGAGAAATTTGAATGTTCTTCACAAAGCCCAGTTCCACGATATTTTTATGCAAATCGGGATCTTGAACACTCGACAAAGCTCGAAGTATTTGTTCTTCAGTTATCACAGGCACCTCTTGTAATCTTTAAAGATACTAAATTTTTTACATGATTCCTTCGATTCTTTGCGTTGGCGTCGGCAGTTTCTTCGGCGGAATCTGCCGCTTTTTATGCAGCCGTTTTTTGAATGCCTACGCGCCGGGATTTTTTCCGTTCGGCACCTTTGCCGTCAACATTTTGGGTTCCTTTTTGATCGGACTTTTTTACGGTCTTTCGGACCCCATTTTGAGTCCGAATGCGCGTCTGCTGTTGACCGTCGGATTCTGCGGCGGATTTACCACCTTTTCCACGTTTGCAAATGAAGGCCTGAACTTTATCAAGTCGGGATGCATTTTGCAATTTGCCCTGTACGCAGCGCTGAGTGTTTTTATCGGCATCATCGCGGTGTACGTTGGCAATATGGTGACACGTCTTTTTTAAAGAGCGTTTTCCATAGAGAATTTAGGCATGCGCAGAATATGCGTCATGCAAGGTGGCCATTCTTCTTCGTAATGCGTTACGAAAATGATGGTCGTTTCTTTGGAAAGGAACTGCAAAAGGTCAAAAAGCTTTTCGCGGAATCCCACGTCCATGCCCTGAGTCGGTTCGTCAAGAATCAAAACCTTGGGCGGGCGAATCGCGGCGCGGGCAATCAGAATCAAGCGTCGTTCCGTTGCAGAAAGGTCCTGGAACGGTCGAAAAACATCGGCAAAGCCAAATTCCTTAAGCCAGCTAATCGCCTTTGCTCTTTCTTCCCAAGAAGGAGGCACGAAAAGTCCGAGACCCGTCGTAAAGCCCGTGCAAAGGACTTCTTCCAAGTTCAACTTTTCACGGTACTGCGTCGCAAGTTCCGGAGAGAAGAATCCGATTTGGGCCTTGTGTTCCCAAACGTTCAAGCCATGGCCCGGCTTCTTTCCAAAAAGCGTTATGTCATTTGAATAAATCTGCGGATGGTCTGCGGAAAGGAGTGCAAGCAGCGTACTTTTTCCAGCACCGTTCGGGCCCATGACCACCCAGTGTTCACCCTTTTTCACTTGCCACGTCAGATTGTTAATAATCTTTGTGGAACCGTAATGCACATTCACCTGTTGCAAGTCGAAGAGAGTTTCTCCGACATTTTCCTGGGCATGCAAAACCTGGGTTTCGTAATGCGTGAGGAAAGGCTTTTTTTCTTCGGGCGGGAGCGCTTCGGGAAGTTTCCCTTCGAATTCACGGAATTCCCCGTTCTCATAAACAAAAGCGGGAATCAGGGGCAGAAGCTCTTCTTTACGTTGCAGGCTCACAGCGAGCTGGACCTCTTTTTCGGCCATTTTCAAAATACCACGGGCAAGATGGTTCCGATATTCCGGATCGAGACCGCCGTACGGATCGTCCAAAAGAATATAGTCCGGAGATTCCATCCAAAGGCGAGCGAGCAAAATGCGGCGCAGTTCCCCGTTCGAAAGGCTCAAAAGCTTGACTTTAAGCACCGATTCCGGCAGATTCGCCATGGCGAGCGCCTCGTCGAGCTTTCCCGGATTCGTCGGCGGGAACGGATTATCTTCGACGTAATGCTCCGTGTGCAAAAAGAATTTCGGTTTCAAAAGCAAATCGCGCACGCGCGGGGCATCTTCATCTCGCAAGCTAATAAAACGTTTCTGCCAAAACGGAGCCAAAGCGCGCTGAATCCGTCGCTGGAGTTCAGTGGAAGACAAAGCGACATTCGGATGATTTTCTGCAAACTCTCGAAGCAAACGGGATTTTCCACTGCCCACCGGGCCGATCATCTGAATTCTTGAATATTTCTCAAAGAGCGATTCCAACGTTTTATACGACATGGCTCTAAGATAGCTTTTTTGTATCTTTTAAGCGTTATGAAACGCTTTTTCTTTTTAGTTCTGTTAGGTGCTGTTTCCATTCATGCTCAGGCAACCGATCCCTGGGCAATGTTTGACGAAATGCAACAAAGAATGGCCGCGATGATGGGCGGTCAGCAATCCAGTCCAGGCCAAATGCAGACAAGAGGTCCTTGGGATGTACAAGTCAATAAAAATCCCGTGGAGACCGGCGAAGAATTTTCGTTCCAATTCATCGTCCTTCAAAATCAGATCGAATCCGTCCAAGCGCCACCCCAATTTTCTGTCCAAAATGGATTTGTCCTCAAATCCATAGACTCCTCTGTTGTCAAAGTCGGAACCCGCAGAGGTACGGCTTCCGCAACTCAATACGAATTTAAGCTTATCGCTCCCAAAAAAGCAGGGCGCAAAGCAGCCGGCGTCCTTTCGTGGAAAATCAATAACGCAGAATACGATATTTTCCATTTGACAATGAATGTCCGCAAATCCTACGATGATCCAGCCGTCGATGTTTCGCTCACTCCAAACAAAAAGACTGTCTATGAAGGCGAACAGCTTTCCGTCACCTTAAATATTCATACCTATGAACATTTCCAAGGCGAACTGATGGCAACCAACATGGATCTCGGCAGTGACTTCATCGCCCATCGCGCAGACCTTTCCAATGTTAAGTTGATGCCATTAGAAGACAATCCAAGAGAAGCTTCTAGCAGCGATAAATTCGCCTGGATTTCTCCTCTTAAAACGGGTCAAGTTTCAATTCCTCCCTTCCAGTTCAAATACAAAAAAATCGGCAAACCAAAAGTCGTAGAAAAAAAATCCAATAAAATAGGCGTTTCCGTCAGTTTCTCCAGCATCCAGCAGGAACCGGAAGAAGCCGAAGCCAAAACCGCCCCGCTGAAGATTACGGTTCTTCCGCTACCGGCGCAGAACAAGCCCAAAGACTTCACCGGCATGGTCGGCAATTACAATTTCAAAGCTTCTTTCGACAAGGATTCTTTGACCCTCGGCGACGCGCTCACGCTCTCCATTCAAATTTCAGGCGACGGCAAACCGGGAACGATTACCGACCCGAAGCTCCCCGACTTCTCGGACTTCCGCTCTGTTCCCCCGGAAAACGACATCAAAAAGAAAGTCACCGGCGGAAAAGTCATCACCACCAAGAACATTCGCATTTTCCTTTACCCGAAAAAGAAGGGGGAATTCGAAATTCCTGCGATTTCTTACAACTGGTTCAACCCCGCTAAAAAGAAGTACGAAACCAAAACCGAAGGCCCGTGGAAAATTGTCGTCGAAAAGGGCGAAGGTTCTGCGGCCCCATACATCCCGAGCACGCCGACATACACGCCAGCCGCCAAGGAAGAAATCGAAGACCTGGGCCGCGACATTCGCTACATGCACTCCGTCCACGAAGTTCCCCCGCAAGAAGCTCCGCTGTACAAGTCGCCGCTCTTCTGGATTCTTCTGTTGATTCCAATTCCGTTGTATGCAATCTTCTGCGCCTTCATCCGTTCGCACCGAAAAAATTCAAGCAACACGGCTCTTGTACGCAAGGCAAAGGCGAAGAAGAATTTAAAGCAGTACACGTCCGCAGCGAAAACAGCATTGCAAAAGGATGACGGCAAAGCCTTCTACGCCGCCCTTGAAAATGGTCTTGTCGGTTACCTTTCGGATCTTTCGAACCGTGAATTCCGCGGTATGACCAAAGACCTGGTGAAGCTGAATTTGACCGAGCTCGGCGTGAGCGAAGAAAACATTCAAAAGGTTATGAAGTGGCAAGAAGATTGCGCCTTCGCAAGATTCGCCCCGGTCACCGCATCCGCAGAAGAACGTTCCAAGGCGCTCCTCGAATTTGAAACTCTCTGCGACGCACTGGAGGTTTTAAAATGAAAAAGCTACTTTTGATTTTTTCCCTTTTGACGTCTTCCCTTTTTGCCGAAAGTTGCAAAACGCTCTTTACAGGCGCCGCCGCATACAAGGCAGGCGACTTTACCTCGGCGGCGGAAGCTTGGCAGAACTGCGTCGACAACGGCTATCAGAACGGTGACCTCTATTATAATTTAGGCAATGCTTATTTCCGCGAAAATCGCCTGGGGCTCGCCATTTTGAACTATGAAAAGGCGCTTCGTTTTGATCCGACGAATGACGATTACGAATACAATCTCAAATTCGCCCGCAGCATGACGAAGGATAAAGTCGAAGAATCCGAAGACATGGAAAATCCGATTCTGAACTTCGCCTTTGAAGCGCACCACGTCCTTTCCGAAAAGCAACAGTTCATCGGCATCCTGATTCTCGTCTGGGTCATCTTCTTCCTTTGCATTGTACGTGTGCTTTCTGCAAATCCAAAGGTCAAGACAGCCCTCGCCGCAAGCATCTTCCCCATCGCCTTGATTCTTGGCATTTTAGCCTGCAGCGTCGGCTACAAGGTTTACAAAGAAAATACATATTCCTTGGGAGTCGTGATTGCGGAAACCGCCGACATCACCAGCGGCCCGAGCGATAAGGATCAAACCTTGAACATGCTTTCCGAAGGCACCGAAATCGAAGTGCTAAGCGTGAAAGACGGATGGGTCCACGTTCGACTCGGCGAAAAAATAAACGGATTCGCCAAGATTAGCGAAGTCGGCATTGTGAAGTAAAACCGTTAACGATTTCGATTTAAGAAGTGATGCCCCGCATCACTTCTTCTTTTTGCGCGGTCCCGGCATAAACGGACTCACGGTTCCGTCCGAACTTTGAAAAACGACAGCAGCCGATTCCTGACGTACCACCACAGAATCGCCTTCTGCAAGACCCGCGAGTATCTGCACATTGACGCCATCATTTAAGCCTGTTTTCACCGGACGGAATGCGGCCTTGCCGTTCATATTAATCCAAACGCCTTTCCCGACTAATTTCTGGGTCGAAGAAGAACGCTTTTTGGAAACGCCACCGCCCATCGGGCCGCCCTGCATTCCCGGCGGAGGTCCAAAGTCGTCACCGTCGGAAGCTTTTCTTTTGGGTTTTTCCGGACGCGGCATTTTACGCATATCCATCATCGGAGTTCCCGCGGCCGGTGTAAACTGGATCGCGGCCACCGGAACGCTTAAAGCGTTTTCCACTTCTTCCGTCACAATCGTGCAAGTTGCCGTCATGCCCGGGAGCAGTTTCAAATCCGAATTGTCTGCCGAAATCACCACCGTATAAGTCACCACGTTCGAAGTCACCGTCGGATTCAAACGGACCGATTCCACTTTGCCGCTGAACGTTTCATCTTGAAAGGCGTCCACGGTAAAGGTCACCTTCTGACCAGCCTTCACCTGCCCAATGTCCGCTTCATCGACGTCCGCCATCACACGCATCTTGGAAAGATCTTTTGCAAGCACAAAAAGAGTCGGCGCGCTCATCGAAGCGGCGACCGTTTGCCCCACATCCACAGAACGTTCAAGCACAACGCCGTCGATCGGGCTTTTAATGATGCAGTAACTCAAATTCAGCTTTGCCTGCTGCACTTCGCTCTTGCGAGCTTCCCATGAGAACTTTGCCGAGTTCATTTCATATTCTGCATTTTCCAAATCCACAGCGCTTGCACTGTTCGACTCGGCAAGCTTTTTCGTGCGATTGTACACAGAAAGTTTGTGCTCGTAATCGTTCTTTGCACTGGATTCCGCTATCTGCGCCTGGTACAGCGTCGACTGCAACTTGGAACGATCCAGTTCCGCAATCACCTGGCCTTTTTTTACATTGGAATTAAAGTCCACATAGATCTTGCTGATGTCGCCCGAAACCTGCGTACCGACGCTCACCGTATCCATCGGCGAAATCGTACCCGTCGAAGTAATCGTCGTTTGGATCGTGGCAAGCTTTACCTTTTCGCTCATCATCACCCCGGCGCTTTCCGCTTCGGTGGCAAAGAAGAATTTGTGAACGGTAAAAAAGATCGCGCCCAAAATCACGAGGACGATCAAAACCTTCAAAAGCTTTTTCATTGGAACCTCCCCATGTAAAGGTCGAGCAGATTCCGAGCGAGAATGCTCGTGTACTTCGCCTGGGTCAGTGTATTTTTCGCACTTTGCAAATTGTTCTTCTGTTGCAAGAAATCCGTCGAAGAAATCGTGCCGGCAGCTCGCTGTTCCACAGCCACATGGTAAGCTTCCGTTGCACTTTCAAGCCCGGCGATTGCGGCAAGCCAGCTCGCGTCGGCGCTTTCCGCCTGCATATAAAGTTTTTCCAGATTATTTTCCAAGGTTTTTCCCGTTTCACGTTGGGAAACCTTTGCCCGTTCACTTTCCACTTGCGCCAAAAGCACCTTCGCCGTCGTCGTTCCACCGTC
Coding sequences within it:
- the prmC gene encoding peptide chain release factor N(5)-glutamine methyltransferase codes for the protein MNTVLEILNKTTTFFQHKGVPNPRLDAQYILAHGLKMKRMELYLNFDKPLSESELEVLRPLVARRAKREPLQHIVGSTSFRGNEIHCDRRALIPRPETESLIDFLKERLTGKDRYRIADIGTGTGAIAIAAAKEIKGASVVATDISKDALELAKENATANVANVEFFQGDLLNALPEGEKFDAIVSNPPYIPDAEKEKLQPEVRDYDPSFALFGGPDGLTLVRKLLEQSKDHLNPGGIILMEIGPEADEDKILEKESGNYPWLKWVGVLPDFYDKLRFVEYKAI
- a CDS encoding tetratricopeptide repeat protein, which produces MSFAIAMMLEGCTCCAYLNHIFNADRNYEEAVELEQAKADSLPGDSDFVATGEAAKKYDKVIEKGSRVLERFPDNDRQTARAVFLIGEAFRHKGEWSKAVTKYDEFERYFPDHDSMPKVEYERAYCLYKNGEYDISRFALQSILDAGDSHPFYHDGLNLLSLLEEKGDFTEQAIAALEKMLADTNGTPYMRGRAHMRLASLYFKTENYSKAREHYKAKEIVELPMNDQYSAALHAAECLALTEAYAPAAEEYLVMIKNKEFEKHLPDMQVRRAELLLLASNWTDGEKLLHYVTDEYEKTEYASRGFFDLGEFYQTEKRDYEQALAYYDSSFMAKPVSNWGRNARERRDALKRLLALRAQDSLADTTAHAKKKFFDTEFQIAELFLFKLSEMDSSLVRLDRIIEGSEDTAIVMRATYARAFIYDEFKQDEEKAEELYKEIIAKYPKTDYAKQAQINLGVRVTVKTPEDDAHELFLIAESLLVAAKEVPLDQMDSVDSAYARALTAYDTVYQAYPETQAGIQALYMKAIIWEMTPETKDSAAFAFKKLRNEHRDTPWGRDAENRLQTRASITDESLARLRKRVDQNTAYVEKLSKQYYEGLAEAENKKKGPDIQVEENEELENSYNSMYDFE
- a CDS encoding tetratricopeptide repeat protein, whose protein sequence is MAISKAKARRAAVFFLTLLGGAFIALFAYNLYLKIGPRHLEVPNVPFGLPGGTQLAVGDMPDTLAGLELMPLSTQQELRRAAELQKNGMFNDAAEVYEAIALQYPEAFLAQWGVVNSLLAQDSLLPIWQSQLDRMQKALRGRYPESSVAFLMDARAAEKAGSASTALELARVATEKAPVFADARLFYADLLYKAGRYAESAIEARAAISLSHGNEPKAFARLAEIYHDEGGLDSCGLVVEYALSKFPVNAELLCLQGYLQEYKGRFENAEGTYRRVLAIRPGFKLATEALLSLGQKAPPGVGGGARLSPRDRAQVAYEILEPLVNQYPENLPLREALGRSYLKGRDFDRAKSQFLEIQSRDPEYPEISRRIQEASSAPPVRETKKNLLADDLSRAIDSMRTLPTTEHSFESALGHYLVRYGATQKEFFRKYSAANFRKLDKNTWQESFYEAPYFHRYTVLFDKDGRFYGVHVVVTDSNVVMNKTATNTPEIYTNLLQLNSRLSGVGSETGETDCDGKVLAGATWETRDNFEMLARFAGKPAEVRMIRLNRDAIPEGTRLCDYMKYLLMY
- a CDS encoding sigma-70 family RNA polymerase sigma factor, whose amino-acid sequence is MSDFNESLYFRDLNRYPTLKPEEETALISIIKNGETEDIRQSALQHLIRGNLRFVVSVARKYQGRGLSLLDLINEGNLGLFKAAKRFDSSKDVKFISYAVWWIRQSIQKALFEQVGAVRIPPNKLTLVNRFKRALVQNGGDYERTMAMPEFADSEQDIVEVMEKIVDISLDAPINDDGASGDSVSSLMDVLGTEGNQEDEMEKKERKALIEETLKSLPHREEEILRMFYGLDAVEDTTLKDIGEDLKLSRERVRQIKNKTLRKLQKNKEKRERLSDFLEN
- a CDS encoding DUF971 domain-containing protein — its product is MIQPLKVFRTKNNELGFDWDDGTRSVFKLRDLRLACPCALCVDENTGEHLLDPKTVPEDILIESIQSIGRYAVGILWSDGHRTGIYPYDLLKRLTDKA
- a CDS encoding Mrp/NBP35 family ATP-binding protein → MITEEQILRALSSVQDPDLHKNIVELGFVKNIQISPEGDVSLDLVLTTPACPIRDRFKNQCESILMHLGARSAVVNLKAKNGSVESSPAPNFDNELLKGVKRIVGVASGKGGVGKSTVTANLAMALSLAGARVGVLDADIYGPSMNIMFGVDSAPEVFPDKTLAPVEVKGGISLVSMAMFAESDKATIWRGPMASQMIQNFVHRVRWGELDYLLIDFPPGTGDIQLTLTQQCPLTCAVVVTTPQEVALADCRKGLAMFDSVGVPSVGIIENMSYFICDGCGKRHSIFRSGGGERISKALGVPMLGKVPLEPSVADCGDLGMPAVLRYPNSESGRAFADIAEKTICAIAQLEHSGNVLHNFNFRFDEIPLEEAS
- the crcB gene encoding fluoride efflux transporter CrcB, with amino-acid sequence MIPSILCVGVGSFFGGICRFLCSRFLNAYAPGFFPFGTFAVNILGSFLIGLFYGLSDPILSPNARLLLTVGFCGGFTTFSTFANEGLNFIKSGCILQFALYAALSVFIGIIAVYVGNMVTRLF